The following are from one region of the Paenibacillus sp. JZ16 genome:
- a CDS encoding extracellular solute-binding protein: protein MKHSKMNWRILTTLLLSLALVLSACSGSGNSNSSEGGNNVSNHTGNEKEAPQEEPIEIVWANNFSAPEADGNYVQTEIEKKFNVKIKNIKLERWGWKEQFSVYLASDEIPDIFPIDANETDMATWAKQGILARLDRAEIEANMPNYAAALHEYDPDAWIVGMIDGENWGIPKYWPPGNDGFIPGYNKTWLENIGYSEPPKTLEEFEDVLTKFTKNDPDKNGKNDTYGMSARGKLPIQMFTSVFSAHAVSPYQFKLDAEGKVTWGALTEETRTALKLLNKWYQDGLIDPEFITNDNNEIQEKFVNQKIGVVDNAGWVNFNPDSGYVTKAALEVGIINTPGVSLVGPNGDAFAFAYGARQAPVLLGAQVETDEQKRKKIYEILDWVSTSEEGWLLTVKGQEGVSYNFDENGYPVMSTDENVAAEKLGYNSFYNPLTHIDISKQKYSYDSAMIELRDQIMPGVVPLLDVLGPTHMESKAEYWSNLLTLQDTFIIKAIYGEANTDDDFDKFKADWLRSGGQAVLDEANKIYQERK, encoded by the coding sequence ATGAAACACAGTAAAATGAACTGGAGGATCTTAACAACCCTCCTGCTGTCTCTGGCGCTTGTTCTAAGCGCTTGCAGCGGAAGTGGGAACTCGAACAGTTCAGAGGGCGGCAACAACGTCAGTAACCATACGGGAAATGAGAAGGAGGCGCCTCAAGAGGAACCGATCGAGATTGTGTGGGCGAACAACTTTAGCGCGCCTGAAGCAGATGGTAACTATGTGCAGACTGAAATCGAAAAGAAATTCAATGTAAAGATTAAAAATATTAAGCTGGAAAGATGGGGCTGGAAGGAGCAATTTTCCGTCTACCTGGCATCCGATGAAATTCCGGATATCTTCCCGATCGACGCTAATGAAACAGACATGGCGACGTGGGCGAAGCAGGGGATCCTCGCCCGTCTTGATCGAGCCGAGATCGAAGCCAACATGCCGAATTATGCCGCAGCACTCCATGAGTACGATCCTGATGCTTGGATCGTAGGCATGATTGACGGAGAAAATTGGGGCATTCCTAAATATTGGCCGCCGGGCAATGACGGTTTCATTCCGGGTTATAATAAGACCTGGCTGGAAAACATCGGCTATAGCGAACCACCGAAGACACTCGAGGAATTTGAAGATGTGCTGACAAAATTCACGAAGAACGATCCGGACAAAAATGGCAAGAACGACACTTATGGGATGTCGGCTAGGGGCAAACTGCCCATCCAGATGTTCACTTCCGTATTCAGTGCCCATGCCGTGAGCCCATACCAGTTCAAGCTGGATGCCGAAGGCAAGGTTACCTGGGGAGCCCTGACGGAAGAGACGCGAACAGCGTTAAAACTTCTCAACAAATGGTATCAGGATGGATTGATCGATCCGGAGTTTATTACGAACGATAATAATGAAATTCAAGAGAAGTTTGTGAATCAGAAAATCGGGGTTGTAGACAATGCGGGATGGGTCAACTTCAATCCAGATTCAGGATACGTGACAAAGGCCGCGCTTGAGGTCGGAATAATCAATACGCCGGGCGTGTCGCTTGTCGGTCCGAACGGCGATGCATTCGCATTCGCATACGGAGCTCGCCAGGCGCCAGTATTGCTGGGCGCACAAGTTGAAACAGATGAACAGAAACGTAAGAAAATCTATGAAATTCTAGATTGGGTATCGACAAGTGAAGAAGGCTGGTTGTTAACCGTTAAAGGACAAGAAGGTGTGAGCTACAATTTCGACGAGAACGGATATCCTGTGATGAGTACGGATGAAAATGTTGCGGCGGAAAAATTGGGTTATAACAGCTTCTATAACCCGCTAACTCACATTGACATCAGCAAGCAGAAGTACAGCTATGATTCTGCAATGATAGAACTGAGGGACCAGATTATGCCGGGAGTTGTACCATTGCTGGATGTATTGGGTCCTACGCATATGGAAAGTAAAGCTGAATATTGGAGTAATCTGTTAACGCTGCAGGACACGTTTATCATTAAAGCGATTTACGGAGAAGCCAACACGGACGATGACTTTGATAAGTTCAAAGCGGACTGGCTGCGTTCCGGCGGACAAGCGGTGCTTGATGAAGCCAATAAAATTTATCAGGAGCGCAAGTAA
- a CDS encoding glycosyl hydrolase family 28 protein, with amino-acid sequence MSRTVVYPAPAGAPGKDDFAVRVRVPDGEWQELFVYCVKVDMHEIREASMVYFDMEGEVEVEVTSLRADIHEAVIRPRSTGITYELLGNTLVFRLDNPRKLSIEVNGDRFHNLHLFANPLETDAPDPSGENVDVIEPGIHRKEHLKALAQRENRMLSAPNVIYFAPGMHWIEETLLHIPSDTTVYLAGGAVLMGSLVCTHAENVTICGRGIIYLEPFHRFSAFRAIRLQYSRNVLVEGVIAVDPPHYSIYIGQSENITIRNFKAFSTRGWSDGIDVMASSRIEIDDIFMRNSDDCIAIYGSRWQYEGNSSHIRVRNAILWADVAHALNMGGHGNHLENGDTIHDIRFENIDVLEHHEPQPGYRGALSINAGDNNVVRDIVYENIRVEDIETCQLFDIRVLWNEKYNPVPGKAIENVVFRNITYDGKKTYPSRIHGYDAERGVTGVRFIDVRINGSYLSDLDLDHFDVNEHATRISLERSGQMVREELQVLVDRAERLLEENGCYYTEGAKLALLDMLRPAKAALAGHAPLPFIRNREFFLPREEEAAQFALERYTMVPPFRDRGSVYSRYGLKAALEWFEGQDLRNGGLDALRERIALVVSKARELLSQSRLGKAPGCYSREAAVRLEEAVRKVEEAMLANLQPECGNLAALAKAAAACFDRLREFRHSRVLRTDIDLTASLYLTQEGLERVKTNIAADPLLKGQYEQIARISDLYSPEDIERVMSLVMSGEDRYQEMNQHFYLWSSTDKLINFKTPAGAAKATVSFVLPAEENEQEGLGHVWIDNVAILSANGENLNIPNGGFDEGEGEPFAWRPQSMRGNPVMEWESRYPFCGGGDRKRPGVSNPSSQVCVSSPKVGANRSLYICNPTGQDEGAWVCTQDVAVDGEGMYTLTFQAKLDGKLKRGLKAVITFKNRTDQVIGTYSCYFNRKSSLPGGGFLLPMQCDAIQYALTGDLTLAHKVKNQLLYIFHDFCQGAEHWMVTNLRPEGSDSYGAVQGGRVLCAAAVSYSLIRNADVFAEEEKARFYALTEYMLRYMLDLRDRTEWTPFEAQEGCNNWQTDMCAGTAYMMMALPDFPNRQTWLNNAHFMLKAQLELNVNPDSSWPESIRYHHAALERFAGYAKVADNVLSENWFADTPLLRMFGFSVDVQTPGYAYFDGRIGTPPFGDHALGGGAEFGMMATYLPAAVKLDRELADRMYHTWKAAGKPFKRLWGESIALENLLGEGDAYKPSSSLSLGSTGDYPDAGITVFRKGFGSGRESYFAIMSSPKRIGHGHLDQGSFMLYKNSIPLVMDSGIEGYFDSSTPWHISSYSHACLQFATRRTDRPTAAGGSINLSAGTYSLERGWVDVPPTSKVLERSLGNAVESITIEIANPEGPGRHIRHVMYIRESDLYLIRDTLENFDGPVLFSLPVAAEQASVEGNRVDSRGGYGVDLETVFLTPVTSIRLEQGRSTPFFGSRDSSFSMMSYIRAVAEASQGFLTVLYPKERGASALRTETGTGTGAYILHTDQHRILLEAVPGAYGMKLLEIERL; translated from the coding sequence ATGAGTAGGACCGTCGTATATCCGGCGCCGGCCGGCGCACCAGGCAAGGACGATTTTGCCGTCCGGGTAAGAGTGCCCGATGGAGAATGGCAAGAGCTGTTCGTTTATTGTGTAAAGGTAGACATGCATGAGATACGGGAAGCCTCGATGGTTTATTTCGATATGGAGGGGGAAGTGGAGGTTGAGGTCACCAGCCTTCGGGCAGATATTCACGAAGCCGTCATTCGCCCCCGGTCCACCGGAATCACATACGAGCTGCTGGGGAATACCCTGGTATTCCGATTGGATAATCCGCGTAAGTTATCCATTGAAGTGAACGGTGATCGATTCCATAATCTGCATTTGTTCGCTAATCCGTTGGAGACGGATGCGCCGGACCCGTCCGGAGAGAATGTGGATGTCATAGAGCCGGGCATTCATCGCAAGGAGCATCTGAAAGCTTTGGCCCAGCGTGAAAACAGAATGTTAAGCGCGCCGAACGTCATCTATTTCGCTCCGGGAATGCATTGGATTGAGGAAACGCTTCTGCACATCCCGTCCGATACTACGGTCTATCTCGCCGGAGGAGCGGTATTGATGGGTTCCCTCGTCTGTACGCATGCAGAAAATGTGACGATTTGCGGTCGAGGCATCATCTATTTGGAACCTTTTCACCGTTTCTCGGCCTTTCGAGCGATACGGCTGCAGTACTCGCGCAATGTCCTTGTCGAAGGGGTTATCGCGGTGGACCCCCCGCATTACAGCATTTACATCGGGCAGTCGGAGAACATCACGATCCGGAACTTCAAAGCCTTCAGCACCCGCGGTTGGTCCGACGGGATTGACGTCATGGCCAGTTCCCGCATTGAGATCGACGACATCTTCATGCGCAATTCCGATGATTGCATCGCGATCTACGGAAGTCGGTGGCAATACGAGGGTAACTCGAGCCATATCAGGGTCCGGAATGCTATCTTGTGGGCGGATGTCGCCCATGCCTTGAACATGGGGGGCCACGGGAACCACCTGGAGAATGGAGATACGATTCACGATATCCGGTTTGAGAACATCGATGTACTGGAGCATCATGAGCCGCAGCCCGGTTATCGAGGAGCCCTGTCGATTAATGCGGGCGACAACAATGTCGTAAGGGATATCGTTTATGAGAATATTCGAGTGGAGGACATCGAGACGTGTCAATTATTCGATATTCGGGTGCTCTGGAACGAGAAGTATAACCCCGTGCCGGGCAAGGCGATTGAGAATGTTGTCTTTAGGAATATCACTTATGACGGAAAAAAGACATATCCGTCCCGGATACACGGGTATGACGCGGAACGGGGAGTGACCGGCGTTCGGTTTATTGATGTGCGGATCAATGGATCCTACCTGAGTGATCTTGATCTGGATCATTTCGACGTTAATGAGCATGCAACTCGCATATCTCTCGAACGGTCAGGTCAAATGGTTCGAGAGGAGTTGCAAGTGCTGGTCGACCGGGCCGAGCGATTGCTCGAAGAGAACGGGTGCTATTATACGGAAGGAGCTAAGCTGGCACTCTTGGATATGCTCCGCCCTGCCAAAGCGGCTTTGGCTGGCCACGCCCCACTCCCATTCATCCGAAATCGGGAATTTTTCCTGCCCCGGGAGGAAGAGGCGGCTCAGTTTGCCTTGGAGCGGTATACCATGGTGCCTCCGTTCAGGGACAGGGGGAGCGTATACAGCCGTTATGGGCTCAAAGCGGCTTTGGAATGGTTTGAAGGCCAGGATCTTCGCAACGGCGGACTCGATGCATTGCGGGAGAGGATCGCGCTAGTCGTAAGCAAAGCTAGGGAACTGCTTAGTCAGTCCCGTCTAGGAAAGGCGCCGGGTTGTTACAGCCGGGAAGCGGCTGTGCGCTTGGAAGAAGCGGTACGCAAGGTTGAGGAAGCGATGCTCGCTAACCTTCAACCGGAATGCGGCAACCTCGCTGCGCTGGCGAAAGCGGCTGCAGCTTGCTTCGACCGTCTCCGTGAATTCCGCCATTCCCGGGTGCTGCGAACCGATATCGATTTGACAGCCTCCCTATATCTGACCCAAGAGGGCCTGGAGCGGGTGAAGACCAACATCGCTGCCGATCCTCTGCTTAAGGGACAATATGAACAGATTGCCCGGATCTCGGATCTGTATAGCCCGGAGGACATCGAACGTGTCATGTCTCTCGTCATGAGCGGGGAAGACCGGTATCAGGAGATGAACCAACACTTTTATTTGTGGAGTTCGACAGATAAACTCATCAACTTCAAAACGCCGGCCGGAGCGGCGAAAGCAACCGTTTCGTTCGTACTGCCGGCTGAGGAGAACGAACAAGAAGGATTGGGCCATGTCTGGATCGACAATGTAGCGATTCTGTCGGCGAACGGCGAGAATCTGAACATTCCCAACGGCGGTTTCGACGAAGGAGAGGGGGAGCCCTTCGCTTGGCGCCCCCAGTCTATGAGGGGCAATCCTGTTATGGAATGGGAGAGCCGGTACCCCTTCTGCGGCGGCGGGGACCGGAAGCGGCCAGGGGTGTCCAATCCGTCTTCGCAGGTCTGCGTTTCAAGCCCGAAAGTGGGAGCTAATCGTTCGCTTTATATCTGTAACCCGACCGGACAAGACGAAGGGGCATGGGTCTGTACGCAGGATGTTGCGGTAGACGGCGAGGGGATGTACACACTGACTTTCCAGGCCAAGCTGGACGGGAAGCTTAAGCGGGGGCTGAAGGCGGTCATCACATTCAAGAATCGGACTGACCAGGTTATCGGCACCTACAGCTGTTACTTCAATCGCAAGTCTTCGTTGCCCGGGGGAGGCTTCTTGCTTCCCATGCAGTGCGACGCCATTCAATACGCGCTGACAGGGGATTTAACGTTGGCTCACAAGGTCAAGAACCAACTCCTGTACATTTTCCATGATTTTTGTCAGGGAGCGGAGCATTGGATGGTCACAAACCTGCGCCCGGAGGGCAGCGACAGCTACGGCGCCGTTCAAGGCGGGAGAGTGCTGTGCGCGGCAGCGGTAAGCTATTCCTTGATTCGCAATGCCGATGTCTTTGCCGAAGAGGAGAAAGCGCGCTTCTATGCGTTGACGGAATATATGCTGCGGTACATGCTGGACCTGCGGGACCGGACCGAATGGACCCCGTTCGAAGCTCAGGAGGGCTGCAACAACTGGCAGACGGACATGTGCGCGGGCACCGCGTATATGATGATGGCCCTGCCGGACTTCCCCAACCGGCAAACCTGGTTGAACAATGCCCATTTTATGCTGAAAGCCCAATTGGAGTTGAATGTGAACCCGGATTCGTCATGGCCTGAATCCATCCGCTACCATCACGCGGCGTTAGAACGCTTTGCCGGCTATGCCAAAGTTGCGGACAACGTATTGAGCGAGAACTGGTTCGCCGATACACCTTTGCTGCGCATGTTCGGCTTCAGCGTCGACGTGCAAACGCCTGGGTATGCGTACTTTGACGGGCGAATCGGAACGCCGCCCTTCGGCGACCATGCTTTGGGCGGCGGTGCGGAGTTCGGCATGATGGCCACGTATCTGCCTGCCGCGGTTAAGCTGGACCGAGAGCTGGCCGACAGGATGTACCATACGTGGAAGGCGGCCGGCAAACCTTTTAAGAGATTGTGGGGAGAAAGCATCGCCTTGGAGAACCTTCTGGGCGAAGGGGATGCTTATAAGCCCTCCTCTTCCCTGTCGCTTGGGTCTACAGGCGATTATCCCGATGCGGGCATTACCGTTTTTCGCAAGGGCTTCGGCAGCGGAAGGGAGAGCTACTTTGCCATCATGTCAAGCCCCAAGCGAATCGGGCATGGGCATCTGGATCAAGGGTCCTTCATGCTGTACAAGAACTCGATTCCCTTGGTGATGGATTCGGGAATCGAAGGGTACTTCGACAGCAGCACGCCATGGCATATCAGCTCCTATTCGCACGCCTGCCTGCAGTTTGCAACCCGAAGAACCGACAGGCCAACTGCCGCCGGGGGTTCTATCAATTTGTCCGCCGGAACGTACAGTCTTGAGCGGGGATGGGTGGATGTGCCGCCGACGAGCAAAGTGCTGGAACGGTCTCTCGGCAATGCTGTGGAGAGTATCACAATCGAGATAGCCAATCCGGAAGGCCCAGGCCGGCATATCCGGCATGTCATGTATATTCGGGAGTCTGATCTATATCTCATTCGGGATACATTGGAGAACTTTGACGGTCCGGTGCTATTCAGCCTTCCTGTTGCCGCCGAGCAGGCGAGCGTTGAAGGGAATCGGGTGGATTCGCGCGGGGGTTACGGGGTGGATCTGGAGACCGTATTTCTCACTCCGGTGACATCCATCCGATTGGAGCAAGGGCGATCCACACCGTTCTTCGGCAGCCGAGACAGCAGCTTTTCCATGATGAGCTATATCCGGGCGGTAGCAGAAGCAAGCCAGGGATTTCTGACCGTGCTGTATCCGAAGGAGCGCGGCGCATCGGCATTGCGTACCGAAACCGGAACCGGGACAGGGGCCTATATTCTTCATACTGATCAGCATCGGATCCTATTGGAGGCGGTTCCCGGCGCCTACGGAATGAAGTTGCTCGAAATCGAACGATTGTAA
- a CDS encoding glycoside hydrolase family 97 protein: MIEAKHGVNSIELDVDERGQIWYTVKRHGSAVVVPSRLGLRLAKDLPLTDGFKIRSVTKTNMEGSWAPLYGERAEIDDSYEEAVVCLEDGSGRFMEVHMRAYSEGTAFQYVIPEQELIKEFTLVEEETRFTFPQGSLAWEEHGVEGKYFVKPVGDVNGYCERPFAVRLPEGGYVLVHEAGLSDYARMLMVRDEQADNTLKVHLSGHLCGLYSAEDYVGYGFTLNEDEEDSMESQVAGRTPFATPWRMFILADHAAELLGRSNLVLNLSEPVNNEAFPYVKPGKALRDIQLSTSSAFQCIDFCADHGLQYVLFDGGWYGSLDSLENKAIDPRREDPERDLDLKKVIAYGKERGIGVFLYVDRTAAEPYLDVALPIWKEWGIAGIKLGFVKVGPQEWTRWLVEAVRKCHEYGLMVNVHDAYRPTGLSRTYPNLLTQEGIRGNEHFPTAGHNATLPFVRFPAGAGDYTLCYFDQRLKVTHAHMLAMGVIVYSPMQMMFWYDKPSDWNGEPEIEFWEKLPVTWDETVGLAGEIGEYAAMARRKNEEWFIGCINNENPRTLHIPLSFLQAGVKYAVRIYEDRPELDTRTKVGIRSAEAVKESMLELKLMGSGGVALYLKPL; encoded by the coding sequence ATGATAGAAGCAAAGCATGGAGTGAATAGCATTGAACTGGATGTGGACGAGAGGGGACAGATATGGTACACCGTTAAGCGCCATGGGTCTGCGGTGGTAGTGCCTTCAAGACTGGGGCTTCGCTTGGCCAAGGACCTTCCATTAACCGATGGTTTTAAAATAAGGAGCGTAACCAAAACCAATATGGAGGGCTCATGGGCCCCTTTATATGGGGAGCGCGCAGAGATTGACGACTCTTATGAAGAGGCTGTCGTCTGCTTGGAGGATGGTTCCGGGAGATTTATGGAAGTTCATATGCGGGCCTATTCGGAGGGAACCGCTTTTCAATACGTGATACCGGAGCAGGAGCTCATCAAGGAATTTACACTGGTTGAAGAAGAGACCCGCTTTACATTCCCGCAAGGAAGCCTAGCTTGGGAAGAGCATGGGGTGGAAGGGAAATACTTCGTCAAGCCGGTCGGCGATGTGAACGGATATTGTGAACGTCCATTCGCCGTGCGGTTGCCCGAAGGCGGCTATGTCCTCGTTCATGAAGCCGGGTTAAGCGATTATGCCAGAATGCTCATGGTTCGGGACGAGCAGGCGGACAACACCTTAAAAGTGCATCTGTCCGGACATTTGTGCGGACTTTACAGCGCGGAGGATTATGTAGGTTACGGCTTCACCTTAAATGAGGACGAAGAGGACAGCATGGAGTCCCAAGTCGCAGGACGCACGCCCTTTGCGACACCTTGGCGTATGTTTATCCTTGCGGATCATGCGGCGGAATTGTTGGGCCGGAGCAACCTCGTTCTAAATCTGAGCGAGCCGGTCAATAACGAAGCGTTCCCTTATGTCAAGCCAGGGAAGGCATTGCGGGATATACAGCTGTCTACTTCGAGCGCATTCCAATGCATCGATTTTTGTGCGGATCATGGTCTTCAATATGTTTTATTTGACGGGGGCTGGTATGGCTCGCTTGATTCGCTGGAGAATAAGGCAATCGATCCGAGAAGGGAAGATCCCGAGCGCGATCTCGATCTGAAGAAAGTCATAGCTTACGGCAAAGAGAGAGGGATTGGCGTATTCCTGTATGTGGATAGAACCGCTGCCGAGCCGTATCTGGATGTCGCCCTGCCGATCTGGAAGGAGTGGGGAATTGCGGGGATCAAATTAGGCTTTGTGAAAGTTGGGCCCCAGGAATGGACGCGCTGGCTTGTGGAGGCAGTCAGGAAATGCCATGAATACGGCTTGATGGTCAACGTTCATGACGCCTACCGCCCGACAGGCCTTTCGCGGACTTACCCCAACCTGCTTACGCAGGAAGGGATTCGCGGCAACGAGCATTTTCCTACCGCCGGGCATAACGCAACCTTGCCGTTTGTGCGGTTCCCGGCCGGTGCCGGCGATTATACGCTTTGCTATTTTGACCAACGATTGAAGGTAACCCACGCGCATATGTTGGCGATGGGGGTTATCGTCTATAGCCCGATGCAAATGATGTTTTGGTATGATAAGCCATCGGATTGGAACGGGGAGCCGGAGATCGAATTCTGGGAGAAGCTGCCGGTCACCTGGGACGAGACCGTCGGACTTGCCGGCGAGATTGGGGAGTATGCCGCGATGGCCCGACGCAAGAACGAGGAATGGTTCATCGGCTGCATTAACAATGAGAACCCCCGCACGCTGCACATTCCGCTTTCCTTTCTGCAAGCCGGAGTGAAGTACGCCGTGCGAATCTATGAAGACCGGCCGGAGCTGGATACCCGCACGAAGGTTGGCATTCGTTCCGCGGAAGCCGTTAAGGAATCGATGCTCGAATTGAAGCTGATGGGTTCCGGAGGAGTTGCGCTGTACTTAAAACCCTTGTAG
- a CDS encoding carbohydrate ABC transporter permease gives MLLTKGEKIFQGFLIVGIMLLCLVMVYPFLHVLSISLSTPAEALRPGIHLYPKEISLFAWKRVLTTDSIWGAFGITVFRTVVGTLLSLVFMCMAAYPLSRKYLPHRGFYTTFIIITMFFSGGLIPTYLLIKSLGLINSVWVYIIPGLVSTFSLIILRNFFMTIPNELEDSAKMDGANDIRILVQIVVPLSAPVLATLALWAAVAHWNNWFDAMLYMQDKTKITLQLLLRRLVIANMADPMMPVPTEEEDPEMVKAAIIMFTALPILVVYPFLQRYFVKGVMVGSIKG, from the coding sequence TTGCTTCTAACCAAAGGTGAAAAAATCTTTCAGGGGTTTCTCATTGTCGGCATCATGCTGTTATGTCTCGTCATGGTCTATCCGTTCTTGCATGTGCTATCCATTTCGCTCAGTACTCCCGCGGAAGCGCTGCGTCCGGGCATTCATCTCTATCCCAAGGAAATCTCTCTGTTTGCCTGGAAGCGCGTATTGACGACGGACAGTATATGGGGGGCGTTTGGGATTACCGTTTTCAGGACGGTAGTGGGCACCCTGCTTTCTCTGGTATTTATGTGCATGGCTGCCTACCCGCTGTCCCGTAAATATTTGCCCCATCGCGGGTTTTACACAACGTTTATTATTATCACCATGTTCTTTAGCGGCGGTCTGATTCCGACGTATTTGCTGATTAAATCGCTGGGCTTGATCAATTCGGTGTGGGTCTATATTATACCTGGACTAGTCAGCACCTTTTCCTTGATTATCCTTCGCAACTTTTTCATGACGATTCCGAATGAACTGGAGGATTCGGCGAAGATGGATGGCGCGAATGACATTCGCATTCTAGTTCAGATTGTTGTGCCGTTGTCAGCCCCCGTGCTAGCAACGCTCGCGCTTTGGGCTGCGGTAGCGCATTGGAATAATTGGTTCGATGCGATGTTGTATATGCAAGATAAAACTAAGATTACACTGCAGTTACTATTGAGAAGGCTTGTGATCGCCAATATGGCTGATCCGATGATGCCTGTGCCGACGGAGGAGGAAGATCCCGAAATGGTGAAAGCGGCAATTATCATGTTTACCGCCTTGCCCATATTGGTTGTTTACCCGTTCTTGCAACGATATTTTGTTAAAGGCGTTATGGTAGGGTCGATCAAAGGATAG
- a CDS encoding ABC transporter permease, giving the protein MNTTNAPDTGGIGSPHKKLKKSSGTWGGHVKQIGRDYLKNRYLLLMLFPVLVWYGIFAYGPMYGVQLAFKDFSIKEGIWGSPWVGLKHFEYLFTASPQFPQIMKNTIIISFYQIIFGFPAPIILALLFNEIRVSFFKKVAQTLSYLPHFLSWIVLGGILMTLLSPSTGVVNHILGVFGFEPIYFLGSEKYFRFTLVVSALWKEVGWGTIIYLAALSSIDSQMYEAAVIDGASRWKQTIYITLPALMPVIAILLILRVGNVLDAGFDQIFNLYSPAVYGVADILDTYVYRIGLQEFQFSLTTAVGLFKNVVGLMLVMTSNYFIKKMGQEGLY; this is encoded by the coding sequence ATGAACACAACCAATGCCCCTGACACTGGCGGCATAGGAAGCCCCCATAAGAAGTTGAAAAAGTCGTCCGGGACATGGGGCGGCCATGTTAAGCAAATCGGGAGGGATTATCTAAAGAACAGATACTTGCTATTGATGCTTTTTCCCGTTTTGGTCTGGTATGGCATATTCGCTTACGGTCCCATGTACGGGGTTCAATTAGCTTTCAAAGACTTTTCCATTAAAGAAGGCATTTGGGGCAGCCCGTGGGTAGGATTGAAGCACTTTGAATATTTATTCACTGCTTCGCCGCAATTTCCGCAGATCATGAAGAACACAATCATCATCAGCTTTTATCAAATCATTTTCGGATTTCCGGCCCCGATCATTCTGGCGCTTTTGTTCAATGAAATCCGGGTTTCGTTTTTCAAGAAAGTTGCCCAAACGCTCTCTTATTTGCCGCATTTCTTGTCTTGGATCGTCCTAGGTGGAATTCTGATGACGCTTTTATCGCCATCCACCGGTGTCGTCAACCACATTTTGGGGGTGTTCGGTTTTGAACCGATCTATTTCCTCGGATCTGAAAAATATTTCCGCTTTACGCTCGTAGTATCAGCCTTATGGAAGGAAGTCGGGTGGGGGACCATTATTTACCTGGCGGCCCTATCCAGTATTGATTCGCAAATGTATGAAGCGGCCGTCATCGACGGAGCGAGCCGTTGGAAGCAAACGATCTATATTACACTTCCTGCTCTCATGCCGGTCATTGCCATATTGCTCATTTTACGGGTTGGCAATGTGCTCGATGCCGGATTCGACCAAATTTTCAACTTGTATTCCCCTGCCGTTTACGGTGTCGCCGACATACTCGACACTTATGTTTACCGAATAGGCTTGCAGGAATTCCAATTCAGCTTGACTACGGCTGTTGGTTTGTTCAAGAACGTTGTCGGGTTAATGCTGGTAATGACATCAAATTACTTTATCAAAAAGATGGGGCAGGAAGGCCTCTATTAA